GCAAATATTCAAAAAGATTACCATTAGGAATGAATTCATAAACAAGAAGGGGAATTTCTGTCTCCAAACAACATCCTAACAACCTAACCACATTTCTATTGTTGATTTGTGAGAGAATGACAAACTCATTGATGAACTCTTCAACATTTCCTTCCACCTTAAACTTCTTCACTGCAACAATTCTACCATCTACTAGCATTCCTTTGTAAACAGTGCCTTGCCCTCCTTTTCCAACAACTCTATCCGTATTAAAGTTGTCAGTGGCTTTCTCTAAATCATCCAAGCTAAAGAGAATAGCTTTCTCTACATTAGCTTCATTAGATGACATTCTTTGTTGCAACAACAAACCACCATTGTTTTTGAAGAACTTCTGTTTACGTTTCTCTATCACTCTCTTCCTTACAACCTTATACAACAACCATAGACCAAGGAGAAAAATGACAGATCCCAGACTTGACGAAACTCCTACACAAATTTGTCACGATAAATTCATGGATTGTAATTTGTCCATTACAAAAGTTGTTGTGCATGCATCTATAGTAGTAACAAAACGAAAATTCACAGAGATGCAGTTAACAATCTGGAAATTacaaaaaactatttatatatatatatatatatatatatatatatatataatcatatttaGATAACTTTTcataaatacttataaaaaataaaatgaatttctaTCACAATAAAATTACCTTATATAAGTTAATTTGTAGAAACTTTCTTTTTTGTGCTATAATTAGAAAGTTTTATTAGTCTAAATCTATATTTATACATGGTAGTCTTCATAACTACCTTTATAAATTAATACGCACCTACTATAGCCCAGTTCTTCGTTAGACTGTGATTGTAACCTGGGATGGATGAAACATCAGAAACCAAGTTAGATTATAGGTTTTACTTTACATGTATATATTAATCTCTTGAGGTAAACTTGAACTTATGAGACTGCAtggaattaattaatttgacgGCAATATTTGAACTGTACTTAGATAGATTTTAGATCATATTTTAAAGATGTATGCATACAACAATGATAAAACGAGAAAACCTGAGCAATGTTAAATACAATATCAGTTGTAGCAcagtataaataaaagttacgGCATAGAGATCACACCAGTGCAGCCTCCTGCAACGTAGGGATTGCCATAGAAGCCTCCTAAGCAGTAGCATTGCCAACCAGTGCTTGTGTTTTGTGAAGATCCAAAATTAGAGCGACTACAAGTGGCATGATCTGATTCTGAAAGGAGTTGACGGGTAGAATTGTGAAGCATGTTGTCCAAAATCTCCCACTCAAGCATTGCAGGAACATAATCCGAACTGTTAAGCCCATACGTATCTCGCTGGTACAAGTCTCGATATCCAATGAATGCATAACGACACTTTTCACTCCCAGTGTCATTGTTTTTGGTGTTCAAATCTTCAAGTGTTGCGTTATATTCTGAGAGATAGTTGGGCAGTGAAGTCTCGCAGCAGTACCTGCCACTGCAACTACTTATCGAGCCCAAGTTACCGTTGACTTCTTCACTGTCGTCACAAATGGACACACAGCAACCAACAGTGGACCCGTTGGATTGAAAAAAAGCAAGGTTGTTGCATCCAACGGCCACAAACATGTTGAATTTCTGGGAATACACAAAAGGGCTTCCTCTCAGGTTGATTACTTCTGGCTTCGCTCTTCTGCTTGGGCAATTCCAACGGAAAATTGGATTCATGATATATACCCAATTCAAGCCTAGGGCTATCACTTCCAGATTTAAAGACTTTAAGTAGGGTTTTTGACCTTCGGAAGTTTCTCTGCATTCTACTTCAAACCACTTGCCTACGTAGCATTTGGGATCTTTCATTCCAAAAGGGTAAGAGATTTCAACACCTCCACATCTGAAACTACACCCAGGTTTTGCTATAATAAGCCCTTCTGTATAATATGTCTCTGCAGGATATGTCAGTGTAGGATATGACAGTGCAGAATATGCCAGAGCATACATAGGCAATGTTATGAacatcatgatgatgatgagaaatTGTATTTGCAGAATCATTGTGGCTAAAACAGTGATCTCAATATATCTATACCAGATAATTTGAAGAAGCTTATATTTATGCATAACTTAAGTCAACTCTGCTTAATGAGTTTTTGAGTATTTTATTGATCTACTGGGAGTCAATAATATTAcctttatattttctaatataatattacattaataaattttaaattattttgtgtttgctTATCTATCTCGGTCAGCACACAAGTGGAGAGTTGTTATTTGTAATTTTGGTATTATAAAGTAATTTGCTTTTCACTGAAAGTTcgtttaatttgaataattctCCATTTCCTACAGTGGTGAGCTATGAGGAGATGATGGTTTGACCGAGATGGATGGGTGAAATTCTCataacaaattcaaagaaatttcCTCATCATCTTCACTCTCCAAATAGCCAAAATGTCATGTTAAGATATCTATATATAACTTAGActtgtttttattaatatattatcaaatatctTTTGTTTGAACAGTACTCATTTATTTAATTCCTCACCTCCATTTAAAAACTGATCATTGTTTAATTGATCAACAATTGAAATGTTCGTTGACTCAGGACATTTATACTAAGATAAATACTTATCTTTCggagtgaatatatatatatatatatatatatatatatatatatatatatatatgtgtgtgtgtgtgtgtgtcatgTTTCATGCTTCTATATTTGTTATgctattattaattaatttaacttttgttCTTGCAAAGACTAGCTATATTGATCTTATAAGATCACTAACTCGGTTGAGAACTCCTCCATTGTTTATCTTTCTGGATCTTTTTGGCTTTCGGTTTTCTTGTTGATTTAAGATGGGGTACATGCAAAAGTAGATTAAAGCTGaagtcaattttaatttaatctcagAGCTTAAGGATCCTTATGTTTTAGAAGCTCACCTTTCTCCAATGATGATGTAGCTCGATAGTTGACAATGTTCGTTTCTTGGCCGATATATCTGACTGGCCAAGCAAAGTCGAGTGGTGGCCGAGTGGATAATAGTACATTGACCTCCAGGCTCCAACATATGTGTAGAGTTTactttttgaaagaaaaattcataatttttcatagtaaatatatattagtgTATAACATGGTTCGTTTACAAgataaattacataattcatatataattatgtaattatatatatatatatatatttaaaaaaccgTATATCTTTTATTGAacataaaatttgaagaattttcttgACCTAACATGAAATTAAGAACAGTCGTGCCAAAATAGTTTTGTCCATTGACTTTGGAAGTTAACATCTAATTTATAAGTAAAtcatttataaaagtaataacaGAATCACAACATACAAAATTAACCACCAAAATATCAATTCTCTCCTAAACAAtaatatgttaataaaatttaaactaaatataaGATGAACTTAGGTCCATAAACTTTAAGTTGACTTTTTGATGTCTCGTCCATCTTCAAGTATTGGATAGGACCTTGGACGATTGAGATGGTACACAACCCCAGTCTTAAGCCGAAGTGTCTAAGGTGTAAAGGTTGAAAAAATTCGCTAAACTCAATATTGAATACTTCCTTACcaaaattttttcaattgttttgaCTCATTTTCTTGTCttgttagtttttaaatttggtgTTATCTCTTTTCAGGTAGCCACTTTTTTTTCCACTCTACTGCTCTACTTTTTCTCACCCCATCCTTAGGTAAGTTTCTCtcttttatgttaaattatgaTGTAATATCTCTATTTTGCATAGAACTGTCAAACTCGGTTAGAATCATAGGTCAACTCGACCCATCATGGGTTCGAGTCGTTATACTGGTTAATTTTTTACCCAGTCCACCAACAATCCGACTCACTTGAGCTGAACCTGTGGTGAGCCGGATTGGTGAGCCAACCGCATGTAAAGGgttacacaaatattttttattatattgaactttttattttgatcGAATTAAGTTGTTTGTAATTTATTGTtagaaatttgtatttttgtgattttggtttgaatatggagtttaacatcattttggattatatatgtattgtattgaattttatttagacaatcagaattataatttagttgttTTGTAACCCAAGAAAAAACAATTGTAGTTTTTTAATTGAGTCAATATGTTTAATCCACTAACCCATAGTGGGCCGAGttgagttcaattttttttttgtcactaataaGTGAATCGGGTTGGATTAACTCACTAAGTAACCAATCCGTAGTTTGGATTGATTCACTAAGTGACCAATCCGTAGTTTGAATTGACTCACTAAATGACCAATCCGTAGTTGACCGAACTAAACTAGGCCACATGGCCGTTTTCACCACTCTAATTTTACACCGGTGATTCATGCAATGGTTTAATATGCATGAGTTTTAGAACCTTggataaataaaacaatgatatatGGATGTTATCGCAATCATTAATCACTAAAACATTGATTATGTGATGGTTGAggttttagaatttatttgttaaagatTATAACATGTGTATATCACTTAAACATTGTTGGTAGACTCAAGTATAGAATTAGGCATTGCAAGGAgggtttacaaaattaattattcttttattctatcTTCAAATTTTACTCAATTTGTAATTCATTTGAATCATTCTTAATGATATAGAAATTGTTAATATTTCTTGAATAAATCCATCATGAAGATTAGTGCTTTGCTATATgaagtttaataaaatttgataaagataAGTTCTAGCGAGACGaatgaatatcaaatttaaGCTTAAATATGTTCCAAGTctatgataattttataatcttcTTGAGTctcattaagtttttttttattatcttataaaattttaaaacttttcaatttctggtttttttttttaatattttttgaatttttttttatttttaacacgTGTTACTACACAGTTGTGCCGCGTGTCacattttgacacgtgacacaactatgaagtgacacgtgtaaaaaattaaaaaattcaaaaaaaccagaaattgacacgtgacattgactttaacatTGTCTGGTCAAACTAACAGTAAacaccaaattgagtcattttttaagaaaataaagaccaaattgagacaacaaaaaatttgaagaccaaattgaaatttcatgacaaatagaggaattaaaagagtaatttaacctaaatttttttatcaactatAGGATGTGACAGAAATTTTGTTATTCATCATGTCaccatacaaaatatatatatatatatatatatatatatatatatatatatacttatttatttatataattgaaaaatctTGCTTAATTATAAGTGCACATAAgctaaaataacatatatgaaAATTGTAGCAAACAACTCAGCTTATAAATGTCTGTATGTGTTACAAAGGCGCTATTCCAAACGACACTATATAAACACATCAGCTACATTCAACATAAGCATTTTATAAAGCCTTACtactaaatatttcaaaatgagATCGAATGCTGAAACTGAGTATTCTAGCtcccttcttggagaagaagatgaacaagcATCGATGAGTTTTTTCCACAACCATGAATCAGAACATGAGCAGCTGAAAATGAGATATATTCAACAATTAATTACCCTAGACATAATATTTGTAATAACcaaaatgaatatatatgttttacatgagaagaacaaaaataagaacaCTCACCTCTTATTTTTTACTGCACCGTAGGTATAACCTTGGAGTCCCATGAATTTGACGCAGAATATCCATCCCAAGGATGCCAATCTAGAACTCGTGCAACCTCAACTTGGTCACCTTTTTTCTCTGCATTACTTTTCCTAATCAATCCATGAATCCCTTCTAATTCAAATGTGATCTCTTTCATAGTTGGACGTTTCTTTCCATTCAACTCTAAGCATCTACTTGCAAGATTAGCAACAGCAATGATCTCTCCCTTCTCTGCTTCTTTCACAACTCTTTTGTCAATAATCTCAAACAGATTGTCCTCCTCCAGACACTCAACAAAATATGATGCTAAACTCTTGAACTCTCCAGAACTCGCTGGTGATATTGGTTTTTGGCCTGTTAAAAGTTCGGCAAGAACTACTCCAAAACTGTACACATCGCTTTTTTCTGTAAATTGACTTGTGTGAAAATATTCAGGATCCAAATACCCAAAGGTACCTTGAACAACTGTAGTAAGATGAGTAGCATCAACAGAAATTACCCGGGATGTTCCAAAATCTGCAATTTTTGCCCTATACTTTTCATCCAACAGTATATTTGTGGATTTGATATCTCTGTGATAAATGGGTTTAGATGCAACTGAGTGCAAGTAAAACAGAGCTCCTGCAATTTCAGTGGCAATTCTCAAACACATCTCCCATGTCATTGGTAATAACTCCTTCTTCTGGTCATGCAAATACTCAAAGAGATTACCATTTGGAATGAATTCATAAACAAGCAGGGGAATTTCTGTCTCCAAACAACATCCTAACAATCTGACCACATTTCTGTTGTTGATTTGTGAGAGAATGACAAACTCATTGATGAACTCTTCAACATTTCCTTCCACCTTAAACTTTTTCACTGCAACAATTCTGCCATCTACTAGCATTCCTTTGTAAACAGTACCTTGCCCTCCCTTTCCAACAACTCTATCCATATTAAAGTTGTTAGTGGCTTTCTCTAAATCATCCAAGCTAAAGAGAATAGCTTGGTCTACATTAGCTTCATTAGATGACATTCTTTGTTGCAACAACAAACCTCCATTCTTTTTGAAGAACTTCTGTTTACGTTTCTCTATCACTCTTTTCCTTACAACCTTATACAACAACCATAGACCAAGGAGAAAAATCACAGATCCCAGACTTGACGAAACTCCTACACAATTTGTCACAATAAATTCATTGGATTGTAATTTGTCCATTACAAAAGTTGTTGTGCATGCTCTATAGTACTaacaaaacgaaaattacaGGAATTTAGTTAACGACCtacaaaagacaaaaaaaaaatatacaatcatatttagataattattttcataaatacttctaaaaaataaaatgatattttacaGTAAAATCACCTCATATATAAGTTAGTTTGCAGAacttttttcttagttttgttcggctataattagaaaattttattagtctaaatctatatttatatattagtcTTAATAACTGCCTTTCTAAATTTGATACGTACCTACTATAGCCCACTTCTTCGCTTGACTGTGATTGTAATAACCTGGGATGGCTGAAACATCAGAAACCAAGTTAGATTATAGGTTTTAACTTACATGTATATACTAATCTCTTGAGGTAAACTTGAACttacgagactcatggaattaattaatttgacaGCAAAAGTTGAACTGTACTAGATTTTAGAACATATTTTAAAGATGTATGCGTGCATATAACAACGATAAAAGAAAAACGTGAGCAATGTTAAATACAATATCAGTtgtagcaaaaaaaaaaattgcatagacattattttataaaacatatagAAGAGTGTAAATAAAAGTTACTGCATAGAGATCACACCAGTGCAGCCTCCTGCAACGTAGGGGTTGCCATAGAAGCCATTTAAGCAATTGCATCTCCAAGCAGAGCTTGTGTTTTGCGAAGATCCAACATTAGAGCGACTACAAGTGGCATAATCTGATTCTGAAGGGAATTGATGGGTGGAATTGTCAAGCGTGTTGTCTAATATCTCCCACTCAAGCATTGCAGGAATATAATCCTTATCGTTAAGCCCATAATCATATAGCCGGTACGAGTAATGTGTAATAAACGCATAACTACACCGTTGACTCACAGTATTATTGTTTTCTGTGTTAAAATCGTGAAGTGTTGCGTTATATTCTAACAGATACTTGGGCAGTGAGGTATCACAGCAGTACCTGCCACTGCAACTATCTTCTCTTTGGAAGTCGAAGTAATTGTTGACTTCATCGCTGTTATCACAAATGGACACACAACAAGCAACATTGGACCCATTCGAGTGCAGAACAGCTAGGTTGTTGCAACCAAGGGACACAAATCTGTTGAATTTCTGGGAATACACGAAAGGGCTTCCTCTCAGGTTTATTACTTCGGGCTTCGCTCTTCTGCTTGGGCAGTTCCAACGGAAAATTGGATTCATGATATATACCCAATTCATGCTGATGGCCATCACCTCCAGATTTAAAGACTTTATGAAGGGTTTTTGACCGTTAGAAGTTTCTCTGCATTCTACTTCAAACCACTTGCCTGCGTAGCATTTGGGATCTTTCATTCCAAAGGGGTAAGAGATGTCAACACCTCCACATCTGGAACTACAACCAGGTTTTGCTATGATATTCTCTTGTGAAGAATATGGCAGTGCATACATTGGCAATGTTATCAACATGATGACGATGATGAGAGATGGTAGTTGCAGCATCATTGTGGCTAAAACAACCATTTCAATATCTACTTAATTAGAAGAAgcctatatttatatatgtataactTGAGATAACTTTGCTTAATggatttttaagaattttattgaTCTGCTCTGctcttttcctttcattttaATTCATCAATTTATGTGTTTATTTCTATGATTCTATAAgtctataatttataattttataattctataattcaagtattttattattttctaatttttaattgtataattttcaattatataactgtatacttttataattttaaagttataatCATTTTGTTTGCTTATCTATCTCAGTCAACACACAAGTGGAGAATTATCGTTTGTAATGCTTTTTCCACTGAAAGTTCGTTTAATACAAAATCATGTTTGATTTAAACAcctaaattcaaaatttggcAGAGGAGAAATGGACAGGTTTGAATAATTCCACTGCCTGCACTGGTGAGCTATGAAGACATGATGGTTTGACAGGAATGCATGGGTAAAATTCTCataacaaattcaaagaaatttcCTCATTGTCTTCACTATCCAAATAGCCAAAATGTCAACATATCTATAATGttagaaaatattat
This portion of the Vigna unguiculata cultivar IT97K-499-35 chromosome 6, ASM411807v1, whole genome shotgun sequence genome encodes:
- the LOC114187598 gene encoding wall-associated receptor kinase-like 10 produces the protein MMLQLPSLIIVIMLITLPMYALPYSSQENIIAKPGCSSRCGGVDISYPFGMKDPKCYAGKWFEVECRETSNGQKPFIKSLNLEVMAISMNWVYIMNPIFRWNCPSRRAKPEVINLRGSPFVYSQKFNRFVSLGCNNLAVLHSNGSNVACCVSICDNSDEVNNYFDFQREDSCSGRYCCDTSLPKYLLEYNATLHDFNTENNNTVSQRCSYAFITHYSYRLYDYGLNDKDYIPAMLEWEILDNTLDNSTHQFPSESDYATCSRSNVGSSQNTSSAWRCNCLNGFYGNPYVAGGCTAIPGYYNHSQAKKWAIVGVSSSLGSVIFLLGLWLLYKVVRKRVIEKRKQKFFKKNGGLLLQQRMSSNEANVDQAILFSLDDLEKATNNFNMDRVVGKGGQGTVYKGMLVDGRIVAVKKFKVEGNVEEFINEFVILSQINNRNVVRLLGCCLETEIPLLVYEFIPNGNLFEYLHDQKKELLPMTWEMCLRIATEIAGALFYLHSVASKPIYHRDIKSTNILLDEKYRAKIADFGTSRVISVDATHLTTVVQGTFGYLDPEYFHTSQFTEKSDVYSFGVVLAELLTGQKPISPASSGEFKSLASYFVECLEEDNLFEIIDKRVVKEAEKGEIIAVANLASRCLELNGKKRPTMKEITFELEGIHGLIRKSNAEKKGDQVEVARVLDWHPWDGYSASNSWDSKVIPTVQ
- the LOC114187054 gene encoding wall-associated receptor kinase-like 10; the encoded protein is MILQIQFLIIIMMFITLPMYALAYSALSYPTLTYPAETYYTEGLIIAKPGCSFRCGGVEISYPFGMKDPKCYVGKWFEVECRETSEGQKPYLKSLNLEVIALGLNWVYIMNPIFRWNCPSRRAKPEVINLRGSPFVYSQKFNMFVAVGCNNLAFFQSNGSTVGCCVSICDDSEEVNGNLGSISSCSGRYCCETSLPNYLSEYNATLEDLNTKNNDTGSEKCRYAFIGYRDLYQRDTYGLNSSDYVPAMLEWEILDNMLHNSTRQLLSESDHATCSRSNFGSSQNTSTGWQCYCLGGFYGNPYVAGGCTGYNHSLTKNWAIVGVSSSLGSVIFLLGLWLLYKVVRKRVIEKRKQKFFKNNGGLLLQQRMSSNEANVEKAILFSLDDLEKATDNFNTDRVVGKGGQGTVYKGMLVDGRIVAVKKFKVEGNVEEFINEFVILSQINNRNVVRLLGCCLETEIPLLVYEFIPNGNLFEYLHDQKKELLPMTWEMCLRIGTEIAGALFYLHSVASKPIYHRDIKSTNILLDEKYRAKIADFGTSRVISVDATHLTTVVQGTFGYLDPEYFHTSQFTEKSDVYSFGVVLAELLTGQKPISPASSGEFKSLASYFVECLEEDNLFEIIDKRVVKEAEKGQIIAVANLANRCLELNGRKRPTMKEITFELEGIHGLVRKSNAEKKGDQVELARVQDWHPWDGYSASKSWDPKVVPMEQ